In Citrus sinensis cultivar Valencia sweet orange chromosome 3, DVS_A1.0, whole genome shotgun sequence, the sequence GGAGGGTACTTTTGCCACTGACTCTATGGCCAATTGGGCATGTACTTACCAAACTCATCAGCGATTCTTTAGCACTGGAGATCTTCCTTCTAGTTTATTTGGCATCCTAGATTTAGATGATCTCAAGTTCTCACATGTTcgaattgattttgttttattagttctttctttttgtttgtttttattttttctgggAAGTTTTGGCTTATGTTCCCCTCCTCATGTTACTTTCATTATctgatttatattataaatagaggttTAACCTAAACCCATACCTTCATGGTggtttaaattagaaaataaaaaattatgtaaatgattcttaaataaaatttttccataaattttgcatagaaatattatttctGCCGCAGgaatgattttgttttatttaaattcacttAGGCAATGTGTAAATGATTTGTCAATTCTAATCTATTAAATCGAATGACGTGTTATTGTACTGATTGTTTAATTGGGACAAAAATGCATGCCAAATCGTTGCTGATAAAATACTGATCTGTCACGATtatcttgattttttatttttccatttcgTTAAGGGATCcagttaaatgaaaattataatttgctaatttaatttcattaattacatttgttaattgaatttaaattaaaataatgggTTGCAAATTGAAACTAAAGTGAAATGGGCTGCTGCCGTGGCCTGGGGCTACGTTCCTTTTTTCGTTATTTtcagttaaatgaaaattatatatatattaaaaaaaaatattctggACCGCAATTAGTGCAACTAGGATTTAACTAGTCGTCTTGATACCATACTTAGTTATTAATCAGgactaaattttcttttaaatccttattaattataaattggGCCTTACAAATATGAACTAATTACTGTTTAAATTCGGtttaaaattcaacatcttaatctttatttaaaatttaaaatttgtactTCAACAACGCAAGCCTGATATAATTTTCCTTTCGGAAAAAACCCACAAAATTATAGGAGGCCCACGGCCCCTGCCCATTCTATTTTGGTGGTTACCTCACCACCCGAATTAACTTTACACCCGATTTGTCGAAAATATGGCGCCAATTTGCGCCCGcgaaattcaaattaaaaaaaaattaaataataaacaaaaatatgttgCTATCACCGTTATCCTTCTGCTCAGagggagagaaaaaaagatcTGATGGAAAATCCAAATCAACTCGGTTCTCAGGTACGGATAATTCTGCCGttacatattttaatcattatcaTCTGCTTCCTGTTTGGTTCCCTAGAAAACGCAGGAAAATGAACGAATTAAATGGTTATTTTCGAATTCCCCATAATTCCTTTATTTCTCCATAAATACATATGACGATAGAAATTTCTGAACTCTATAATACGATCTTCATTGTCACAGATTCAAGGTTCCACAACTCCGCTATCGCTTCCTTCTGGTTAGTACAGTTCTTTTACATTTggttttcataatttatgaaattgccctttcattttatttttatttatttttgcttttgcttctttgttgggggggggggggggggtttttAGAGCCGCCTGATGTTAGAAACTGGTTCTTGAGCTATGAGTATGAATCCCCTGTATTGGGCACAATTGATGGATTCAAAGATCCTGTTACTCGAGATAGCGAATGTTTTGTTTCCAAAGAAAGCACCAAAGAGACAGAAAATCATCTTATCACCAGTGAGGTACTTGAAACCGAATGCATTTACGTAATCATACATAAGGTTAGAGTCtcttttatctaataattatttttattgtgataGATTCTGGATTCCTCATGCTTGCCCTCCCAGGTTTCTGGTATGAGTTGcttcttttcatttatgaCGTTTGTTCGAATGTTCGATGGTTGCATGAagatgtgatttttttttctcgttTTGGTAGAGCCTGCTGACATTGGAAACTGGTTTTCAAGCTATGCTTATGAATCTTTTGTATTGGATACAAATGATGATGTTCAAGATTCAGTTTCTGAAGGAAGTGAATGTGAAAAGGAAGGGTCTCTTGTGGGAGAACGCCATAAAGGACAAGAGAATATGATTGCAACTAGAGAAATTGATGTTAAGAGTGATAGTTCTTTAGGAGATGATAAGCCTGATGAAAAGCCCTCAATTAAGGTAAAGTTAtgattatatttcttttgccTTTTTGGCATTCTGTTACCTTTTCTAGCTTATGAATTTAAAGGTGTATCCAACATTATTTCTTGTAACTAGACATTATTGATTTACTTTCACAACTACAGCCATAAAAACCAGCTGCAAAGGGCTAAGTTTTTTATATCTAACACATTGATGTtgattcagattttggatTCAATGGGTCCATCTACTGTCTTCACAGGTTAGAATTGCTGCCTTTGAAAATTCTTATTTGGTTGTTCAGTAATTTTGCAGAAGTgaattttgcttttgtttattCTTGTGTTAGAACCTCCTGATGTCAAAAATTGGTTCTCAAGCTATGCATATGGATCTCCTGTACTGGATACAAGTGATCAATTTGAAGATTCTCTTCATTTAGAAATGGAACCAGAAAAATTTGTTGTTGAAGATAGTGATGCAGAGACAGAAGAGAAATTGAccataattagaaaagttagaAGTGGAGATGAAAAGGTTGATGAGGAGAAAGAGCGTTATAGTTTCGCAAGACATAATAGCTCTATTGAAGTTCGTGAGCAGAAACAGGTTTGTAAGGTACACTTTCTGTATCTGTCTATCTCCTTgttccaaaagaaaattaaaattgttattaagGAGGGAAAGCATTTCACATATTTGTGGAAGTCATATTTTAACTTTCGTGGTCGTGTTGCAGAGAATTGATAGGATTAGAGGGAAAAGAAGTTCGTCTTCTCAGAATAAGATACAATctgataagatttttaaagaCCTCTTGGAAGGTAAAGCACAGCAAAGCAATGTCACGAGTCCATCCAAAGATATTAGAGAACTAAGCTTTGATGATGAAGGTTCAATCTCCAAATTGGAGCTAAAATTGTCCCAAGAAGCTTGTTCTGTGTCATGGAATCTCAATGGAATTTTAAGCAGTAAGAAGGATAAACCTCAAACAAACTCGTTCCATACGACAGACTTCAAAGAGAAGTTCATGGAAGAAGTTAGTCCTTTATCACCTACGAGTAACTCTAAGTTGGCTCAAGATTGTGGAGCTTCGCCTAGGAAACAAACTCATAGGAGGAATGacaaggaaaattatcaaaaaggaATTGCAGAAAATGGTTTTGTTGCAACAAGGAAATATGGGAGTACAAGAACAGCAAATGCAGATTCTTTGAAAATGTCGCCAGGGATTTTATTAGAGTGTTCAAGGAATAATAGAAGTGTTTCGCCTGCTGGTGAAAAGGTTGTTGATAGAAGAAAGGCATTGATAGAAACGACCAATTATCAGAACTCTGATGCTTTAGAGGTCACTGGAAAATGGAGGTGTCCTCAAAAGGGTAAGCCAGGTCTTGGTCCTCCTCTGAAGCAGCGTCGTCTTGAGCGATGGATTCATAGAGTATAGAACTCTTATCACTGTTGGGAGAAGTCTTTGACGCTTAGGAGCGACTTAAGctaattattcaattagaaGAGTTTGAATTggaaagaatataaatgaaataatccttattatgCTACTGTGTATGAACAGTGTAGAGATGAAATGTTAATTTTCATTCCCTCATTCAAGAGTTTGAATTGGAAAGGACTAGACATAGACGAGTCAATCAAGCAGTACAAGATTTGGTTTAGATTTATTAGTATACCAGCAACTAGCAAGCAATTACGCAAAAACTTGTtcaatttgaatgaaaattgtcgggaaaattacaaatagatatcacgtattttaataattatttatttcaaacttttcaattatgtttaaaaatgaaaaaaaaatcattttaaatagtATGGTTTTCACTACCTCGAGGTCAATGATGGGATGaaatatactttttaaaataattttaacaacaCAACAAAGAAAATCTTTAATACAAAATATCATCTCTTGTATCTTATTATATGTACATCTCAACCgatcataaaagtaaagaataaaaaaatttaatggatgAGAAAATATACACCTTGAACACCtctaaaaacaagaaatttggatataattaaatcttattttgtttagtttttcTATACAAATCTTGGGACAGAATTTATGTCTAGGTTAGCTAGCTACTATAAGGCCTTGCAAAGTTTCACTGAAGAGAGAACTGCGCCGATCCGTTATGATTGCACAAGCAGTTTGCAGCCCATAAAATTTATAGCCCACGGCCCACGTTTCTCCGCCTGATTATCCATCGCTCATTCGCTCTATCAAAACTGTCTCTTCGTCGTCGTCGTTGGTGTGCTCGCGTGGGATCAATTTTCAGTCAACAATGAGTGCTTTAACGAAGCTAACGAAAACACTTGCACATCACTGCGTCAAAAAATCTAAAACCCATTGGTGCAAACCTTCCCAGccacttttaaatttattaatctcTGAAAATATTGTTAACATCAACACTTCTCAGTTTCATCAGTACCAAAGCCGCAGAACTCTCATTCTAGATTCCGCTTCCTCCGAATCGGTCCAGCTTCAGCGAATCTCCGATTCTGATATCGGTACTTTCACTTATACTTttgattgaataaattttatttgttgacTGATAAATTAGTCGCTGATTCAAGCTTGTGATTGAACAGGAATAATTGAGGTTAGTTTAAACAGACCTGCGGCAAAAAATGCGCTTGGAACGGATATGTTGAGAGGCTTAAAGCATGCATTTGAAACTATCAGTGAGGATTCCTCTGCTAATGTTGTCATGATACGTAGCTCGGTTCCTAAAGTGTTCTGTGCTGGAGCTGATTTGAAGGTActgttattaataatttttttgatttatttgtttttgctgAGCAAATAGAATCGAAGCAACTTGTGTCTTAATTAGGATGCTTTAACAATAGGTCAAAGGAAAAATGGAGTTTAGTTGTGATAATTGGAATTTGCAGTGTAGACAAGTCTTTATTCTGTCAACAATTAGTTGTTGAGTGGCAGCTCAAGGCTCGTGATCTggtcattataatttttttttttaatttcatatttttgtcTTCGCTTAAGGATTGTATGAATATTATGGCTGACATACACATGCTTAACTGTTGTTGCCTTGGTGGGATTTGCAGGAACGCAGGCAAATGAGTCCATCTGAGATTCATTTTTATGTCAACACATTGCGATCTACATTCTCCTTCTTAGAGGTTGTGACTTTGATTGATCACCCACTATTATATAAGTTTCTAGTTAGATAACTTGTGTGCACGAGAATTATGTATTTACACATAAGAGCAAGGGGGgtctgtgtgtgtgtatttaatATTAGTGCTTCCATGCTTCTATCCACTGTCAGTCTGTACTATGGTCATTTCATGATGATGTGGATGTATCTAATTTATCACTTATACTCTGTTCatgttcataaatttttataacttgTGTTTATATCACTGCCTATAATTGCTACTTCTCATCTAGGCACTTCCTATTCCAACCATTGCTGTTATTGATGGAGCAGCATTGGGTGGTGGACTTGAAATGGCACTAGCATGTGATCTTCGCATCTGTGGTAGGttcaatttattcatttacaaatttcttctggtcaaaagaataaaagtgtAATTGGACTCTCCTTTCTAATTACTCAGGAGAAGCAGCACTATTGGGCTTGCCTGAAACAGGACTTGCTATAATTCCTGGGTAATGCTTGAAATCTTGTTTCACATTTGGTAAAGTTGTATTGCATAGTTCCTGCATTTTGTTTGGTGGCAAGGATTTATATCAGTTGTAAATGC encodes:
- the LOC102616015 gene encoding uncharacterized protein LOC102616015, with product MENPNQLGSQIQGSTTPLSLPSEPPDVRNWFLSYEYESPVLGTIDGFKDPVTRDSECFVSKESTKETENHLITSEILDSSCLPSQVSEPADIGNWFSSYAYESFVLDTNDDVQDSVSEGSECEKEGSLVGERHKGQENMIATREIDVKSDSSLGDDKPDEKPSIKILDSMGPSTVFTEPPDVKNWFSSYAYGSPVLDTSDQFEDSLHLEMEPEKFVVEDSDAETEEKLTIIRKVRSGDEKVDEEKERYSFARHNSSIEVREQKQVCKRIDRIRGKRSSSSQNKIQSDKIFKDLLEGKAQQSNVTSPSKDIRELSFDDEGSISKLELKLSQEACSVSWNLNGILSSKKDKPQTNSFHTTDFKEKFMEEVSPLSPTSNSKLAQDCGASPRKQTHRRNDKENYQKGIAENGFVATRKYGSTRTANADSLKMSPGILLECSRNNRSVSPAGEKVVDRRKALIETTNYQNSDALEVTGKWRCPQKGKPGLGPPLKQRRLERWIHRV
- the LOC102616294 gene encoding probable enoyl-CoA hydratase 2, mitochondrial; protein product: MSALTKLTKTLAHHCVKKSKTHWCKPSQPLLNLLISENIVNINTSQFHQYQSRRTLILDSASSESVQLQRISDSDIGIIEVSLNRPAAKNALGTDMLRGLKHAFETISEDSSANVVMIRSSVPKVFCAGADLKERRQMSPSEIHFYVNTLRSTFSFLEALPIPTIAVIDGAALGGGLEMALACDLRICGEAALLGLPETGLAIIPGAGGTQRLPRLVGKSVAKDIIFTGRKVSGKDAMSLGLVNYCVPAGQAQLKALEIAQEINQKGPIAIRMAKRAITKGLEVDMASALELEEECYIGTLHTEDRLEGLAAFAEKRKPKYTGT